Part of the Marinobacterium rhizophilum genome is shown below.
CTGCACCTGGCGCGCAAGGCCTTCCACCCGGGCAAGCCGCCGTTCCCGCTGATGCACGTGGACACCACCTGGAAATTCCGCGAAATGATCGCCTTCCGCGACCAGATGGCAGAAAAGGCCGGCATGGACCTGATCGTGCACATCAACCCCGAGGGCGTCGAGATGGGCATCAGCCCCTTCGTGCACGGTTCCAAAACCCACACCGACGTCATGAAGACCCAGGGCCTGAAGCAGGCGCTGGACAAGTACAAGTTTGATGCCGCCTTCGGTGGCGCCCGTCGTGACGAAGAAAAGTCACGCGCCAAGGAGCGTGTGTTTTCGTTCCGCGACAAGCACCACCGCTGGGATCCGAAAAACCAGCGCCCGGAACTCTGGAACACCTTCAACACCCGCATCGACAAGGGTGAGAGTATCCGTGTCTTCCCGCTGTCCAACTGGACGGAACTCGATATCTGGCAGTACATCTACCTCGAGCAGATCGAAATTGTACCGCTGTACTACTCCGCCCTGCGCCCGGTGGTCGAGCGCGATGGCATGCAGATCATGGTGGACGACGACCGCCTGCCGCTTGCACCGGGTGAAGAGCCGGTGATGAAAAAGGTGCGTTTCCGCACACTGGGGTGCTACCCGCTGACCGGGGCCGTCGAGTCCGAAGCCGACACCCTGCCGGAGATCATCCAGGAGATGCTGCTGACCACGACCTCCGAGCGGCAGGGGCGCGCTATCGACCACGACGGCGCAGGCTCCATGGAACAGAAAAAGATCGAAGGCTACTTCTGATCAAGCCCCGGAGCTTCGCCATCACTTGCGCCACCGCGCGGGTTCCGGGCAAACCATCCGAAACGACACCAGGACGCTGGTGCCGCGGCCAGGCCGCCGGCAGCGTCCAGTTTGGAGCTAAAACATGAGTCACCAAAGCGACCTGATTGCCACTGATATCCAGGAATACCTGTCCCAGCACGAAAACAAGGAACTGCTACGGTTCCTGACCTGCGGCAGTGTCGATGACGGCAAATCCACCCTGATCGGCCGCCTGCTGCACGATTCCAAGATGATCTACGAAGATCAGCTGGCCGCCATCACTGCCGACAGCAAGAAGTCCGGCACCACCGGCGACGATATCGATCTCGCGCTGCTGGTCGATGGCCTGCAGGCCGAACGCGAACAGGGCATTACCATTGATGTGGCCTACCGCTACTTCTCGACCTCACAGCGCAAGTTCATCATTGCCGACACCCCGGGACACGAGCAGTACACCCGCAACATGGCCACCGGTGCCTCCACCTGCGACCTGGCCATTATCCTGATCGACGCCCGCCACGGCGTGCAGATACAGACGCGGCGTCACAGCTTTATCGTTTCCCTGCTGGGCATCAAGCACACCATCGTTGCCATTAACAAGATGGACCTGGTGGACTTCAGCGAGGAACGCTACGAACAGATCAAGGCCGACTACCTGGCGTTCGCCAGGGAACTGAACCTGCCGGATCTGAAGTTCGTTCCCCTGTCCGCCCTCAAGGGCGATAACGTGGTCACCCGGTCGGAAAAATCCCCCTGGTACAAGGGCGAGCCCCTGATGGGCCTGCTGGAGTCCGTCGAACTGGCCAACGACGCCAATTTCGACGAACTGCGCTTTCCGGTGCAGTACGTCAACCGCCCGCATCTGGATTTTCGCGGCTACTGCGGCACCCTGAGTTCCGGCATCGTGCGCCCGGGCGATGCAGTTACCGTACTGCCCTCCGGCAAGTCGAGCCGCGTCAAGTCCATCGTCACCTTCGATGGCGACCTGACCGAAGCCTACCCACCGATGTCCGTAACCCTGACGCTGGAAGACGAGATCGACATCTCCCGCGGCGACATCCTGGTGCACAGCGACAAGGTGCCCGACGTCACCAGCCGTTTCGACGCCATGGTGGTGTGGATGGCCGAAGCCGAACTGGTGCCGGGCCGCACCTACGACGTCAAGCTCGCCACCCAGACCGTGGCCGGCAGCGTGAGCCATATTCGCCACCGCATCGACGTCAACACCCACGAGCAGATTCCGGCCAGCACCCTGGGCCTGAACGAAATTGCCCGTTGCGAACTGAACATAGAGCGCGCCATCATCGCCGACGATTACCGCGACCACCGCGGCACCGGCTCCTTCATCATTGTTGATCGCCTGAGCAACGCCACCGTGGCCGCCGGCATGATCATCAATGAAGGCGACCAGGCACAGCTGGGCGACATCGACACCATCAGTGCCGAATCCCTGGTGAGCCGCAGCGACAAGGAGCGCCGCTACGGCCAGCGCGCTGGCGTTATCAGCGTCAGCGGCGGCGACGAAGCGGCCCGCGATCAGCTGCTCTACAGCACCGAAAAGCGCCTGTTCGATGCCGGTCGTGCCGTGGCGGTGCTGACACCGCGCAACCTGCCGGCTGTGCTGCAGGCAAATCTTGCCGAAACCGCCGCGCTGCTGGCCGACAACGGTCTGGTCGTGCTGGTCGACAGCGACAGCACGCTACCGGGTGCGCTTAGCGTCAACCTGGACGGCCAGGCAGGTGATCTACGCCTGAACGGCGCAGCCCAGAGCCCGCAGGAGCAGGTAAAAGCGCTGCTGGCACTGCTCAAGGCACACGCACTGGCGTAAGCTCTGCCAGCGCGGACCTGCCCTGACGGCACCCTCGGGCCCGGCACAGACTCCTGTGACCGGGCCCGAGGCGTTAATAAGACTGCTTATTCCGGACTCAAGCCTGTACCCGGACGGGGACAATCCGGTAAAATTCTGCGCTCGTTTTCGACCGGGCACGGGTTGTCGGTACTTTCACCCATAAAGCTCCCGGTAAATTTTCTGGCGGGTGCGCCGCGCAACAGCGCGCCCTTGAGCGGCAAACTGGCCGCGCCCTACGCAACTAGAGCATCGCGATGACGGAATTTCTGCTTATTCTGATCAGCACCGTGCTGGTGAATAACTTCGTACTGGTGCAGTTTCTTGGCCTCTGTCCCTTTATGGGCGTCTCCAACAAGCTGGAAACCGCCATGGGCATGTCCCTGGCGACCACCTTTGTACTGACGCTGTCATCCCTGTGCAGCTACCTGGTGTACACCTACCTGCTGGCACCGCTGGAGATGGCCTTCCTCAAGACCATCGCCTTCATTCTGGTTATTGCCGTAGTGGTGCAGTTCACCGAAATGGTGGTGCGAAAAACCAGCCCGCTGCTGTACCGGGTGCTGGGTATATTTCTGCCCCTGATCACCACCAACTGCGCCGTGCTCGGCGTGGCGCTGCTCAATATCAAGAAAATGAACGGCTTTATGGAATCCATTGTCTACGGTTTCGGCGCCGCGGTGGGCTTTTCCCTGGCCCTGATCCTGTTTTCAGCGATTCGCGAGCGCGTCGCCGTCGCCGATGTTCCGACACCCTTTCGCGGAGCGGCCATCGGCATGGTGACCGCCGGCTTGATGTCACTGGCTTTCATGGGCTTCACCGGCCTGGTGTCATTCTGAGCGGAGAGTACGCATGAGCGCAGTTATTATCGCTATCCTGGTCCTGCTCGGGCTCGCCGTCGTATTCGGCATCGTGCTGGGCTTCGCCTCGGTGCGTTTCAAGGTCGAAGGCAACCCCATCGTCGATCAGATCGACGCCCTGCTGCCCCAGACGCAGTGCGGCCAGTGCGGCTACCCGGGCTGCCGCCCCTACGCCGAGGCCATCGCCGGCGGCGACACCATCAACAAGTGCCCGCCCGGCGGCCAGTCCACCATCGAGGCCCTGGCCGACCTGCTGGACGTTGAAGCCATACCACTGGATGACGAGCACGGCGAGGAAAAGCCCCGCTCTATCGCCTACATCCGCGAAGACGAGTGCATCGGCTGCACCAAGTGCATCCAGGCCTGCCCGGTGGACGCCATCCTCGGCGCCGCCAAGCAGATGCATACCGTGATCATGTCCGAATGCACCGGCTGCGATCTCTGTGTTGAACCCTGCCCGGTTGACTGTATCGACATGATCCCGATTGAAACCACCCTCAGCACCTGGAAATGGCCGGCACCCAAGCCCGGTATCCAGCTGATCGCCACCGACGCCGGTCGCGGCAGTGCCCAGCAGGGAGGACTCGCCTGATGAGCCAGGTCTTTGCATTCCACGGCGGCGTACATCCGCCGGAAAACAAGCGCCAGTCGACCCGCACCCCCATACGCCAGGCCCCGGTGCCCGGACGGCTGGTACTGCCTCTATCGCAGCATATAGGCGCACCGGCCGAGCCCTGCATCCAGGTTGGTGACAAGGTGCTCAAGGGACAGCGCATCGCCACCCCCGTGGGCCGCATCAGCGCCGCGCTGCACGCGCCGACCTCCGGCACCGTCAGCGCCATCGCGCCACACCCGATTCCCCATGCTTCCGGCATGGAAGCCAACTGCATCATTATCGACAGCGATGGCGAAGACCGCTGGGGCGAACATGCAGGCCTGGCGGATTACAGGGCCCTCGGCAAGGCGGCACTGACCGACTACATCCGCAACAGCGGCATCACCGGCATGGGCGGCGCAGGCTTCCCCACCGACGTGAAACTGCACCTGGGCGACGATCATATCGTCAACACCCTGATCATCAACGCCGCCGAGTGCGAACCCTATATCACCGCCGATGACATGCTGATGCGCGAACGCGCCGATGATATCGTCGCCGGTATCGAAATCATCGACCACCTGCTAAAGCCCAGCCATATTCTCATCGGCATCGAGGACAACAAGCCACAGGCCGTCCGGGCGCTGGAAAAGGCCCTGGCCGGTTGCCGCCTGAATATCGACCTGCGCGTGGTGCCGACCAAGTACCCGTCCGGCGGTGAAAAACAGCTTATCAAGCTGCTGACCGATGTCGAGGTACCCAGCGGCCGCATTCCCGCCGATGTCGGTATCGTCTGCCAGAACGTCGGCACCGCCTATGCCACGGCGCGGGCAGTGCACCATGGCGAGCCACTGATTTCCCGTATCGTTACCCTCACCGGCGAGGCCGTGGCGCAGCCACAGAACTTCGAAGCCCTGATCGGCACCCCCTACGAATTGCTGCTGCGCGCCGCACGCGTGAGCCCGAACGATCTGTACCGCCTGGTTGTGGGTGGCCCGATGATGGGCTTTAGCGTCGATAACGATCAGATCCCGGTGATCAAGACCACCAACTGCCTGATCGCCGCCAGCCCCGACGAAATGCCCGAAGCTCCGCCGGCGCAGGAATGCATTCGCTGCGGTCTGTGCGAACAGGTGTGCCCGGCCGAACTGCTGCCCCAGCAGCTGTACTGGTTCGCCAAGGGCCGGGAGCTCGACAAGGCCAAGCACCACAACCTGTTCGACTGCATCGAATGCGGCGCCTGCTCCTATGTCTGCTCCAGTGCCATTCCTCTGGTGCAGTACTATCGCAACGCCAAAGCCGAGATTCGCAGCGACGACGCCGAACAGCGCAAGGCCGAGCACGCCCGCGTGCGCTTTGAAGCCCGCCAGGCGCGCCTGGAAGCCGAGCAGGCCGAGAAGGAAGCCCGCCGCAAGGCCCGCGCCGAAGAGGCTGCACGTAACCAGGCCGCACGCAAGGACAAGCCCCTGGCGGCAACGCCCAGCACCAGCGCTGCATCCGCCGCAGCACCAGCCGCAGAGCCCGACCTCAAGCAGCTGAAAACCGCCGCCTCGGTGGCGCGCACCAAGCTCAAGCAGGCCCAGAAGGCGCTCAAGAACGCCGAGGACAAGGGGCTTGAAGGCATCGACACGCTGCGCGATACCCTGACTGCACTGAACGCCAGGGCCGATGCGACCCAGCAGGCCTACGACCAGGCCCTGAACGCCGACAGCGCAGCCAGCGCCGCGCCCGATGCCAAACAGCTCAAAACCAACGCCGCCGTGGCGCGCACCAAGCTCAAGCAGGCCGAAAAAGCCCTGGCGACGGCCCGCGACAACGGCAGCGATGAAATCGCCGCGCTGGAATCCCGCGTGCGCGAGCTCGAACTGCGCGCCCACGACGCCCAACAAGCCTATGATGCCGCCGATGCCGGCGCCGCCCCGAGTATCGATCCTGCCAAACTGGCCGAGCTGAAAGCCGACATGGAGGCCGCCAGGGCCAAGGTCGACAAGGCCCAGGCCGCACTGGAAGGCGCCATAGCCTCGGGCAGCCCGGCGGTCGAGAAAATGACCGCCGGTGTCGAGAAGCTGCGCGCCAAGTACCTGGAAGCAAAGGCCGCCCATGATACTGCCAGCGCGCCGGCTGTTGCACCGGCCGGTGCACCGACAATCAGCCCGACCAGGATCGCCGAACTGAAAGCCGACATGGAGGCCGCCAGGGCCAAAGTCGACAAGGCCCAGGCCGCACTGGAAGGCGCCATAGCCTCGGGCAGCCCCGCGGTCGAGAAAATGACCGCCGGTGTCGAGAAGCTGCGCGCCAAGTACCTGGAAGCAAAGGCCGCCCATGATACTGCCAGCGCGCCGGCTGTTGCACCGGCTGGTGCACCGACAATCAGCCCGGCCAGGATCGCCGAACTGAAAGCCGACATGGAGGCCGCCAGGGCCAAGGTCGACAAGGCCCAGACCGCACTGGAAGGTGCCATTGCCTCGGGCAGCCCCGCGGTCGAGAAAATGACCGCCGGTGTCGAGAAGCTGCGCGCCAAGTATCTGGAAGCAAAAGCGGCCCTTGATACCGCTGCCGGCAGTCATGCCGAAAGCGTCGCTGCGGCCCCAGCAGCTCAGGCACCGGTTGATATCAAGGCTCTGAAACAGCAGGTGTCCATCATGCGCACCAAGCTGAAAAAAGCCGAGAAGACCCTGCAGGACGCCGATGCCGACAACCAAGCCAGCCTCAACGCTGAGGTGCAGGAACTGAGTGCTCGCTTTGAGAGCGCCCAAGCCGAGCTCAAGACGGCCGAGCAGGCACGTATCGACGTTGCCGCTGCCGCCGGCGTCGACCTCAAGCAGCTGCAAATCGATGCCGCCATGGCCCGCGCCGAGGTCACCAAAACCGAGCGCGCGCTGGGCATCGCCGACAGCACCGCCGCCACGGAACTTGAGCAGGCCCTGCTCCAGGCCCGCAGCCGCGCCGACGAATTAAGCAAAACGCTAAGCCGTTTTGAATAAGGATTGACCCAAAGATGGCACTGATTCGCTCCAGTTCACCCCACCTGCGCCGGGCCGGTAGCACCGCACAACTGATGCGCCTGCTACTCGTTGCCACCCTGCCGGGCCTGGCGGCCATGACCTTCTTTTTCGGCTGGGGCACCCTGCTGCAGGTTGGCTGGGCCATGCTGCTGGCGCTCGGTTTCGAAGCGGCGGTCATGAAACTGCGCGGCCGCCCCGCCAGCTTCTACCTGCGCGATTACAGCGCTTTGGTCACGGCGGTACTGCTGGGACTGGCCCTGCCTCCCTTCGCCCCCTGGTGGCTGATGGTAGTGGGCATTTTCGTCGCCATCGTCA
Proteins encoded:
- the cysD gene encoding sulfate adenylyltransferase subunit CysD is translated as MNQLPEHRLTHLRQLEAESIHIIREVAASFNNPVMLYSVGKDSSVMLHLARKAFHPGKPPFPLMHVDTTWKFREMIAFRDQMAEKAGMDLIVHINPEGVEMGISPFVHGSKTHTDVMKTQGLKQALDKYKFDAAFGGARRDEEKSRAKERVFSFRDKHHRWDPKNQRPELWNTFNTRIDKGESIRVFPLSNWTELDIWQYIYLEQIEIVPLYYSALRPVVERDGMQIMVDDDRLPLAPGEEPVMKKVRFRTLGCYPLTGAVESEADTLPEIIQEMLLTTTSERQGRAIDHDGAGSMEQKKIEGYF
- the cysN gene encoding sulfate adenylyltransferase subunit CysN, whose amino-acid sequence is MSHQSDLIATDIQEYLSQHENKELLRFLTCGSVDDGKSTLIGRLLHDSKMIYEDQLAAITADSKKSGTTGDDIDLALLVDGLQAEREQGITIDVAYRYFSTSQRKFIIADTPGHEQYTRNMATGASTCDLAIILIDARHGVQIQTRRHSFIVSLLGIKHTIVAINKMDLVDFSEERYEQIKADYLAFARELNLPDLKFVPLSALKGDNVVTRSEKSPWYKGEPLMGLLESVELANDANFDELRFPVQYVNRPHLDFRGYCGTLSSGIVRPGDAVTVLPSGKSSRVKSIVTFDGDLTEAYPPMSVTLTLEDEIDISRGDILVHSDKVPDVTSRFDAMVVWMAEAELVPGRTYDVKLATQTVAGSVSHIRHRIDVNTHEQIPASTLGLNEIARCELNIERAIIADDYRDHRGTGSFIIVDRLSNATVAAGMIINEGDQAQLGDIDTISAESLVSRSDKERRYGQRAGVISVSGGDEAARDQLLYSTEKRLFDAGRAVAVLTPRNLPAVLQANLAETAALLADNGLVVLVDSDSTLPGALSVNLDGQAGDLRLNGAAQSPQEQVKALLALLKAHALA
- the rsxA gene encoding electron transport complex subunit RsxA, whose product is MTEFLLILISTVLVNNFVLVQFLGLCPFMGVSNKLETAMGMSLATTFVLTLSSLCSYLVYTYLLAPLEMAFLKTIAFILVIAVVVQFTEMVVRKTSPLLYRVLGIFLPLITTNCAVLGVALLNIKKMNGFMESIVYGFGAAVGFSLALILFSAIRERVAVADVPTPFRGAAIGMVTAGLMSLAFMGFTGLVSF
- the rsxB gene encoding electron transport complex subunit RsxB — protein: MSAVIIAILVLLGLAVVFGIVLGFASVRFKVEGNPIVDQIDALLPQTQCGQCGYPGCRPYAEAIAGGDTINKCPPGGQSTIEALADLLDVEAIPLDDEHGEEKPRSIAYIREDECIGCTKCIQACPVDAILGAAKQMHTVIMSECTGCDLCVEPCPVDCIDMIPIETTLSTWKWPAPKPGIQLIATDAGRGSAQQGGLA
- the rsxC gene encoding electron transport complex subunit RsxC yields the protein MSQVFAFHGGVHPPENKRQSTRTPIRQAPVPGRLVLPLSQHIGAPAEPCIQVGDKVLKGQRIATPVGRISAALHAPTSGTVSAIAPHPIPHASGMEANCIIIDSDGEDRWGEHAGLADYRALGKAALTDYIRNSGITGMGGAGFPTDVKLHLGDDHIVNTLIINAAECEPYITADDMLMRERADDIVAGIEIIDHLLKPSHILIGIEDNKPQAVRALEKALAGCRLNIDLRVVPTKYPSGGEKQLIKLLTDVEVPSGRIPADVGIVCQNVGTAYATARAVHHGEPLISRIVTLTGEAVAQPQNFEALIGTPYELLLRAARVSPNDLYRLVVGGPMMGFSVDNDQIPVIKTTNCLIAASPDEMPEAPPAQECIRCGLCEQVCPAELLPQQLYWFAKGRELDKAKHHNLFDCIECGACSYVCSSAIPLVQYYRNAKAEIRSDDAEQRKAEHARVRFEARQARLEAEQAEKEARRKARAEEAARNQAARKDKPLAATPSTSAASAAAPAAEPDLKQLKTAASVARTKLKQAQKALKNAEDKGLEGIDTLRDTLTALNARADATQQAYDQALNADSAASAAPDAKQLKTNAAVARTKLKQAEKALATARDNGSDEIAALESRVRELELRAHDAQQAYDAADAGAAPSIDPAKLAELKADMEAARAKVDKAQAALEGAIASGSPAVEKMTAGVEKLRAKYLEAKAAHDTASAPAVAPAGAPTISPTRIAELKADMEAARAKVDKAQAALEGAIASGSPAVEKMTAGVEKLRAKYLEAKAAHDTASAPAVAPAGAPTISPARIAELKADMEAARAKVDKAQTALEGAIASGSPAVEKMTAGVEKLRAKYLEAKAALDTAAGSHAESVAAAPAAQAPVDIKALKQQVSIMRTKLKKAEKTLQDADADNQASLNAEVQELSARFESAQAELKTAEQARIDVAAAAGVDLKQLQIDAAMARAEVTKTERALGIADSTAATELEQALLQARSRADELSKTLSRFE